A region from the Salicibibacter cibarius genome encodes:
- a CDS encoding aromatic acid exporter family protein, protein MFFGYRTLKTAVGAGISLLIAQWLQLDFFASAAIITVLCITVTKKGSISKAWELFIASCVGLIYSAVIFETIGYHPLSIAILLLVFIPTLQKIKALKGVITSIVIISHVYSVGEITAGTLFNEFLLILIGVTVGLIMNIYMPSIDEDLYQDQLNLEEQFSRIWKEYARYLRDHRVDWDGREITRASKLIEDGKSKALRSMDNHFLRHDNYFYHYFEMRGSQFAIIERILPFVSSLDKVDEGKIMANFMDGLSSAVQPGNTASYYLEELSEIRGAFKQHPLPETRVEFETRASLFYILHELEQYLLIKDMFKPDRQRTLDLKRKKRARTLRKREKRNQ, encoded by the coding sequence ATGTTTTTTGGGTATCGGACACTTAAGACTGCTGTAGGGGCGGGTATTTCCTTATTGATCGCCCAATGGTTACAGCTTGATTTTTTTGCATCGGCAGCGATCATTACTGTTCTTTGTATCACCGTTACAAAAAAAGGCTCAATCAGCAAAGCTTGGGAACTGTTTATTGCATCATGTGTGGGTTTGATCTATTCTGCAGTCATTTTCGAAACGATCGGATACCATCCTTTATCGATCGCGATCTTACTGTTGGTGTTTATCCCCACCCTGCAAAAAATCAAAGCGCTAAAAGGGGTTATTACTAGCATCGTAATTATCTCCCACGTGTACTCGGTAGGGGAAATTACTGCCGGAACCCTTTTTAATGAATTTCTACTTATTCTCATTGGCGTTACCGTTGGGCTGATTATGAACATTTATATGCCGAGCATTGATGAGGATCTCTATCAGGATCAACTGAATCTTGAAGAACAATTTTCAAGGATTTGGAAAGAATATGCCCGTTATTTGCGAGACCATCGTGTCGATTGGGATGGGCGTGAGATCACACGGGCAAGTAAACTCATCGAAGACGGAAAATCAAAAGCATTAAGAAGTATGGATAACCACTTTTTGCGGCACGACAACTATTTTTACCATTACTTTGAAATGAGAGGGAGTCAGTTCGCCATTATTGAACGGATTTTACCGTTTGTATCTTCTTTAGATAAAGTTGATGAAGGAAAAATTATGGCTAATTTTATGGATGGGCTTAGCAGTGCCGTCCAGCCCGGGAATACTGCGAGTTACTATTTGGAAGAGCTAAGTGAAATCAGGGGGGCGTTTAAACAGCACCCACTCCCGGAAACCAGGGTCGAATTCGAAACGCGGGCATCATTATTTTACATTCTTCATGAACTGGAGCAATACTTGCTGATCAAAGATATGTTCAAACCGGACCGTCAACGTACGCTGGATTTAAAAAGGAAAAAGCGAGCACGGACGCTACGAAAAAGAGAGAAAAGGAATCAATAA
- a CDS encoding IclR family transcriptional regulator: MSEKKYSANSLARGLEIITLFNEETPTLSLAEIAKKLGVSRNVPYRLLYVLQSIGYVEQDESTKRYNLTPKVLELGFSYMNSMEFPKIAQPYLEGLRDELGATCHLSILDGQDVVYVGTAVVRGVSTINVDIGMRLPARSTANGRLLMAFTDPYSEYTKGLEKEIETIREQGYAITEGDFHPSISSVAVPIFYRTGQIMAAINVVVTDTDFPVGFINDVALPKALEVVKTLSNYTGYQEQISINK; the protein is encoded by the coding sequence ATGTCGGAAAAGAAATATAGCGCGAATTCCTTAGCAAGAGGGCTAGAAATCATAACTCTTTTTAATGAAGAGACCCCTACTTTGTCACTTGCAGAAATAGCGAAAAAGCTAGGTGTGAGTCGCAATGTTCCTTATCGATTGCTTTATGTTTTGCAAAGCATTGGCTATGTAGAACAGGATGAGAGTACAAAACGGTATAACCTTACCCCAAAAGTACTTGAATTAGGATTTTCTTATATGAATAGCATGGAGTTTCCGAAGATTGCTCAGCCATATTTAGAAGGGTTGAGAGATGAACTTGGGGCAACATGTCATTTATCAATTTTAGATGGTCAGGATGTTGTTTATGTAGGAACAGCTGTAGTCCGGGGGGTGTCCACTATTAATGTGGATATTGGAATGAGACTGCCAGCGCGCTCAACAGCAAATGGTCGCTTGCTAATGGCTTTTACAGACCCTTACTCAGAGTACACAAAGGGATTGGAAAAAGAAATTGAGACAATTCGAGAGCAGGGGTATGCGATTACTGAAGGAGACTTTCACCCTTCCATCTCATCAGTTGCTGTCCCCATATTTTATCGAACAGGACAGATTATGGCGGCCATTAATGTTGTAGTTACTGATACAGATTTTCCTGTTGGTTTTATAAATGATGTTGCACTCCCTAAAGCTCTTGAAGTCGTAAAGACATTGTCTAATTACACTGGATATCAAGAGCAAATTTCAATTAATAAGTAA
- a CDS encoding NAD(P)/FAD-dependent oxidoreductase, producing the protein MSEQDVYDVTIIGGGPTGLFTAFYSGMRGLKVKIIESMPQLGGQLSALYPEKYIYDVAGFPKVRAQDLVDNLVRQMQMFEQTVVLDQSVETVHKLNDETFRLETNQEVHYSRTIIIAAGVGAFQPRKLKVEEAVQYEGRNLHYFIDNINAFKNKDVLICGGGDSAVDWTLMLANEANVTLTHRRDKFRAHEHSVAELQSAPVQTHTPFEVSELRGNGKKIEQVVLQEVKGTDQKVVNVDNVIVNYGFISSLGPIKTWGLDTTKNSVIVNSRMETNIPGIYAAGDITSFDGKVKLIATGFGDAPTAVSNAKSYMDPNARLQPGHSTHMF; encoded by the coding sequence GGCGGAGGTCCTACTGGTCTTTTTACTGCTTTTTATAGTGGAATGCGTGGTTTGAAAGTCAAAATTATCGAAAGCATGCCACAGTTGGGTGGTCAACTTTCTGCACTTTACCCCGAAAAATATATTTATGACGTAGCCGGCTTTCCGAAAGTTCGTGCGCAGGATCTCGTCGACAACCTAGTCAGGCAAATGCAGATGTTTGAACAAACTGTTGTGCTTGATCAATCTGTGGAAACGGTTCATAAGTTGAACGATGAAACGTTTCGACTCGAGACCAATCAGGAGGTTCATTATTCACGGACGATAATCATTGCCGCCGGTGTCGGGGCTTTCCAACCGCGAAAGCTAAAAGTTGAGGAAGCGGTACAATATGAAGGCAGAAACCTTCATTATTTCATTGACAATATAAATGCTTTCAAGAATAAAGACGTCCTTATTTGTGGGGGTGGAGACTCTGCGGTTGATTGGACACTCATGCTCGCCAACGAAGCAAACGTTACACTTACGCATCGCCGCGATAAATTCCGAGCTCACGAACACAGCGTTGCCGAATTGCAATCCGCTCCTGTCCAAACGCACACCCCGTTTGAAGTAAGCGAACTTCGGGGGAACGGGAAGAAAATTGAGCAGGTAGTCCTTCAAGAAGTGAAGGGAACTGACCAAAAAGTAGTTAACGTTGATAACGTGATCGTCAACTACGGTTTCATTTCATCACTTGGCCCCATTAAAACGTGGGGGCTCGATACGACAAAGAATTCTGTAATCGTTAATTCTCGCATGGAAACGAACATTCCAGGGATTTACGCTGCAGGGGATATTACCTCTTTCGATGGAAAAGTGAAATTGATTGCCACCGGATTTGGCGATGCACCAACAGCTGTAAGCAATGCCAAATCCTATATGGATCCTAATGCACGCCTGCAACCTGGACACAGCACGCATATGTTCTAG
- a CDS encoding indolepyruvate ferredoxin oxidoreductase subunit alpha has product MPFVITSPCESEKNASCTEVCPVDCIEEGKDMFFIDPEVCIECGACEPVCPVEAIYDEEEVPENEQAYIELNRSFF; this is encoded by the coding sequence ATGCCATTTGTTATCACATCACCTTGTGAAAGTGAAAAAAATGCGTCATGTACAGAAGTGTGTCCAGTGGATTGTATAGAAGAAGGAAAAGATATGTTTTTTATAGACCCAGAAGTGTGCATCGAATGCGGTGCATGTGAGCCTGTATGCCCTGTAGAAGCTATTTATGATGAGGAAGAGGTTCCGGAAAATGAACAGGCATATATTGAATTGAATCGATCCTTTTTTTAG